The genomic window CGCGGCAACGCGCAGGGTCGGGCGGACATAGTCGGCGAAGACCAGGAAGGTGGCGCCGTAGATGCGGAAGCCGCCGTGCACCTGGATGCCGTTCATGATGGCACCCATACCGATTTCACGCACACCGTAGTGGAAGTTGCGGCCTTCGAAGGCGTCTTTTCCAATGTCGGCGTAGTCGTTGAGGTAGGTCATGTTCGAGCCGGCCAGGTCGGCGGAACCGCCGACCAGGAAGGGAAGCTCCTTGGCGAGCGACTGCAGTATTTTCCCGGAAGCGGAACGAGTCGCGATCGGGGCGTCAAATACCGGCAGTTTTTCGCTGAGGCCGGCCGGGATTTCCTGCGTCATGTGGATGTTCCACTGCGCGGCGAGGGCGGCGTTTTCAGTCTGCCATGCGGCAAAGTCGGCATTCCATGCCGCTTCAACTTTCTTCATTTCATCGAGACGGGCGGCGAAAACATCGCGCACGTCCTGCGGGACGAAGAATTTTTCTTCGGACATGCCGAGCGCCTTCTTGGTGAGGGCAACTTCTTCTTCGCCGAGCGGGGCGCCGTGGCAATCGTGGCTGCCTTCCTTGTTCGGGGAACCGAAACCGATCTTGGTTTCGCAAACGATGAAGGACGGTTTTTCCGTTTCGGCTTTCGCGGCATCGATGGCGGCGGCGATGGCGGCGTGGTCGTGGCCGTCGATGCGCTGGACCTGCCATCCGTAGGCCTCCATGCGCTTTTCGATATCGTCGGTGTAGGTGATGCGCACATCGCCTTCGATGGAGATGAAGTTTTCGTCGTAGAAGACGACCATTTTGCCTAGGCCGTGGTTACCTGCAAGGGAGAAGACTTCGTTGGAGATGCCTTCTTCGAGCTCGCCTTCGGAGCAGATGACGTAGGTGTGGTGGTCGACGATTTTCTGGGCTTCGGTGTTGAAGCGGGCGGCGAGCATTTCTTCGGCGATGGCCATGCCGACGGCGTTGCCGCAGCCCTGCCCGAGCGGGCCGGTGGTGGTTTCGACGCCGACGGTGTGGCCGTATTCCGGGTGGCCGGCGGTTTTGCTGCCCCACTGGCGGAAGTTCTGCAGCTCCTCGATCGGCAGGTCGTAGCCGGAGAGATGAAGCAGGGAGTAGATCAGCATGGAGCCGTGCCCTGCGGAAAGAACAAAGCGGTCGCGGTCGGCCCAGTCCGGGTTGGCCGGATTGTGCTTGAGGTATTGCGTCCAGAGTACGGCGGCGACATCGGCCATGCCCATCGGCATGCCGGGGTGGCCGGAATTGGCGGCTTGAACGCCGTCCATGGCGAGTCCACGAATCGTGTTTGCTACTAGATTGAGATCCATTTCAATGTTCCCCTATAGGTTTAATATTCCTGATTTCAAGAGTGCGGAGCCTCCCATAAATGGAGGCGCTCCGCCATAAAGTTATTCCCAAAAAACTGGACAAAAGTCCTGACTATGCCTGGCAGAACTCCCGCCATTTCTTGAGTGCGGACTTCCAGGTTTCCGTATCCTGAGGCTCGAACTCGCGGGTTTCGCCGGCAAAGGAGTTGCGTACGATTTCGCGGCCTTCCGCCAGGGAATCGATATCGCCCATCGCCAACATCTGCATGATCAGGTTTCCGGTGGCCGTGGCCTCCGTTGGCCCGGTTACCACCTTGCGGCCGGTGGCATTGGCCGCCAGCTGGTCGAGCAACGTATCCTTGCAGCCGCCGCCGACAATGCGGAGCGTGTCGAGGGTGCGCCCGGTCAGCTGCTCGAGCGATTCATAGACGCTGGCATAGAGCAGGGCCAGGCCTTCGTACGCCACGCGAATAATCTGCGCATGCGTCTCCGGGCGCCCCTGCCCCGTCTTTTCGCAATATTCCTGAATGCGGGCCGGCATGTCGCCCGGCGCAATGAACATTTCGTCGCTCGGGTCGATGAAGAACTCAAAGGGCTCGGCCTCAAGCGCCATGTGCTCGAGCGCCGTCCAGGAATAGTCGAAGTCTTGTTCGTTCCAGTTGCGGCGTAGCTCCTGGATCATCCAGAGCCCGGAAAGGTTTTTCAGGAACCGGATGGTGTCGCAGACCCCCACTTCGTTGGTGAAGTTGGCCGCCAGCGACGCTTCGTTGATGACCGGCTCCGACAACTCGGTACCCAGCAGCGACCAGGTGCCGGAACTCAGGAAGGCGCACTGTTCGCCCTCGACCACCGGAACGGCGGCAAACGCACTCGCCGTGTCGTGCCCGCCCACCGCCACAACGGGCAGACCGTCGGTCTCGCCAATCACGGTTCCCGGATCCACCAGCTCGGCAAACAGGTCGGAGCGGATATTCAGTTTTTCAAGCAGGTCGTAGGCCCAGTCCTTGGTCTTCGGATTATAGAACTGGGAGGTGCTGGCGATCGAACGCTCGGCCACCATGTTGCCGGTCAGCCAATAGCTCAGCAAGTCCGGGGAAAAGAGCAGTTTCGTGGCACTGCGGTATTGGAACGAATCCTCAAGCGAGAGCGACATCATCTGGTACAGCGTGTTGAGCTCCATGAACTGGATGCCGGTCTGGGCGAAAACCTCTTCCTTCGGAACCCGGAAAAACACCTTTTCAAACATGCCGACCGTCCGGCTGTCGCGATAGTTCACCGGATTGCGCAGCAGGCTGCCATCGGCATCGAACAGTCCGAAATCGACCCCCCAGGTATCAACCCCCATGGAAACGAGTCCGTCGCCATACTCTTTTTTCGCGAGGGCAATGCCCTCCCGGATGTTCCGGAAGAGATGGACGAAATCCCACAGGAGCGTTCCCCGAACCTCGGTCGGCCCGTTCCAGAACCGGTTCATCTCCTTGAGCGTCAGCTTGCCGTTATCCAAGGTTCCGACGATTGTGCGCCCGCTGGACGCGCCTAAATCAACTGCGAGATAATGCTTCATTATTTTTCCCCTACTTCTTGTCGATCAATCCGGATAGTTGATCCAGATCCAATTCCATCAATGACTCAACAATACAATCGGCATCGGACAGGCGATCCGCACGCGCCGAATTTGTGACGGCGACGCATCGGCATCCGGCGGCCTTGGCCGCCGCAACACCGTCCGGCGCATCTTCAACCACAACACAACGTTCCGGCGGCAGGCCCAGCAGCTCCGCCGCCTTCAGGAACAACTCCGGATCCGGTTTTTTCTTCGTGACGTCGCTACCGGTCACATAGGCCATTTGGCCATAGAACACCTGCGCCGACTTCAGCACCGCCTCCGATTTTTCGCGGGTGCTGCTCGTGGCGATGCCCACCCGGAAATCGTCCCGCACCAAGGCGCTGTCCATAAGCTCCAACACCCCGGGAAAGGCCGGAAGCGGCTGGGCTTTGAGCATGGCGATAAAATACTCCTGCCGGGCAAGGGTTGCCGCCTCAACCTGCCCATCCTCAAGCTCAACGCCATGGATCCGGGCGGCGGCACGGACATATTCCGCCGCACCGCGTCCCAGACCGGCCTCGAAATCCGACCGGACCACGCCGCGGACACCAAACAAATCCTCAAAAACCTTGATCGAGGCTTCTGCATTGACCCGCTCGGTGTCGGCAATCACGCCGTCCACATCGAAAATAAGACCGTACGCCCTATCCATGAATCTTCCTTAAATACCCGGTGCGTTTTCGAGCAGGAAGCGTTCGGCTTCCGGACTCCACAGGCCGTTTTCCTTTTCAACGATCTTGGCCAAGCCCTGGTAAAGCTCGCCTTCCATTCCGTCCAGCTCGTTGAGCGCCACCAACGGCATGCTGACGTTGTTGTAGACCAGCTTCTTGCCTCCGGGAATGTTCGGCAGGTTGAGCGTGGTTTCGATAACGGCATCCAGCCCGCCGACGTGCGTGACCATGGTGGACGGATTCAGTTTTCCGGCCTCCATCATCTTGAGCGACTCGACCATGTCGTCGGTATTGCCGCCGCTGGTTCCAACCACATGCGTTGCCGCATAGTGAACGTTGTAGAAGTTGAACTCCGCGGAGAATTCCGGATTGGTCGGCCCGGCGAAAAAGTTAAGGCAGCCATCGAAAGCCAACAGCTTGTCGGCCTGCTCCAGCACCGGACGAACCGGGGCATAGACAAACACATCGTTGAAGCCTTCGCCCTTGGGGGTCAGCGACTTGAGGTAATCCACATCCTTGCCCTCTTCGGCGGTGTTGACATAGACCAGCTCAACGCCGTTGGCCTTGGCCTCCTCCACCGTATAGATCGAAGCGGCGCGCTCAAGGCGGGCGTTGTCGATGTCGGTCACGACCAGCAGGCCGGGCTTGCGGTCGCAATGGATCGCATAATCGATTGCACCCAGTCCCATCGGTCCAACGCCGGCCAGCAACGCCATCGCGCCGCCTTCAACAATGCCCATGTCGTGGACATAGCTGCCGGGCTTGGTGTGGTAGTTGGCGTGGAAGCCACCCACAATGCACGACATCGGCTCGGCCAGCGAACCGTGGTAGTAGGCTTCGCCGTTGAACGGCAGCAGGCAATCCTGCTCCATCACTTCCGCCGGAATAATGACGAATTGCGAGTCGCCGCCAATGTGGCGGTAGGAATAGCCTGGTGCCGAGAGGATGCCAACCGGGCCGTCCTCGTAGTTGATCGCGGGCTGGATCGAAAACTTGTCGCCCGCTTTAAAACGATCCGTCCATCTGCCGCCGACCTCAACGATCTCGCCGCAGAATTCGTGACCGATAATAATCGGATCGTCTGAAACGTCATTGGGGATGCGTTTATGTTTCACGCCCTGCGACGCCGCTTTATAGGACGACATGCAGATGGAATCGGATACAATCTTGGCCAGGATTTCGTTTTCGGCAATGGCCGGGAGTTCGAACTCCTCCAACCGCAAATCCTTCTCGCCATAAAGTCTAACTGCTTTTGTTTTCATAATGTGTTCTCCAAAAATTCAGGGGTTAAGGTTCAGGTTTCGATCTTCTTAATTGAGCATGACCTGCCCGCCGGTTACCGGGATGGCCTGGCCGGTTTCATACTTTTGCTCCACCGAATACATGATGGCTTTGGTGACGTCCTCGCCATCGCAGCCGCGGTTCATCGGGATCTGCGCTTCGTAGAAACGGCGGACATCCTCGATGGTTTTGGCACCGGGCACCTTGCCGGTGTTGAGGTATTGCACGAACAAGCCACGCTCTGGATCGCTCCAAAGCGGCCCGTCGAAAAAGTTGCCGGGGCAGACCGTGTTGACCTTGGTGTTGTCGACGACCAGTTCCTTGGCGAAACTCTGCACAAGGCCAACCGATCCGAACTTGGAACCGGCGTAGGCGCCGTTCTTGTTCGAGCCTTCGAGCGCCGACTTGGAGCTGATGCTGACGATGTCGGTGTAATAGTTGCCCTGCGGCTTGTTCATCAGTTCCATCACCGGTGCCGCATGTTTGGTGCACAGGAAGAACCCGACATAGTTGACGTCGGTCACGAACTCGAAATCCTTCAGCGAAAGTTCTTTCACGCTTCCCGCCTTGAGCACGCCGGCATTGCTGACAAACAGATCGATGCCCCCCGTGGTTTTAACCACTTCGTCCACCATGCCCTTGACCGAATCCTCGTCGGTCACGTTGACCGCCACCCCGAAGGCCACGGTGCGGCCGGCCTGTTCGTTGAGATCCTGCGCCAGCTTCTTGGCACCCCCCACGTTCATGTCGGCAATGAAAACCAATGCACCGTTCTGGATGAGCGAGCGCACGATGCCTTCGCCGAAGCCCTGGGCGCCGCCGGTCACAACGCATACCTTGTTGTGCACCACGGCCGCGCGGCCTTCGAGCTTGATGGCATTCGATGTTCCGTTAACCGCGTCGTCGTAGTCCTCGCCCAGCAGGAATGCGCCGGCGCCTTCAACGATGACCGAGCGCATGCCCTTCTCGAACTTTTCGGGCAACTCCTCGGCGGTGCAGGTCAGCTCCGCATAGTCGATGCTATCCTTGCAGACGACAATGTCGCCCTTTTCTCCATTAAAACTCAGTCCGCGCAACATCGGCGCGATCTCTCTGGCCTTCCGGTTCATTTCAAATCTCCTTTATCGGATGGATCATTCAGATCTGCTGAATCATCTCTTCCGGTTTGCTGTGGTCGGCAGTCTTGCCGATGGTTGCATAACGTTCGATGCGCTTTTCGAGGGAATCGGCCGCCCATGGATTTTCGGCACAGAACAGCGCGAGCTTGGGATCGGCCGCCGCCAGTTTTTCATGGGCAATCAACGCCCAGGCCGCATCGGCCAGGTGGGCAAATTCCGGCTCCAGCAGAATCGGGCAATTGAACGACTGGCGCGAACTGTTGATGTCCACCCCGCTGATTTCCATCAACCCGTTTGCCTGGCAGAGCTTCTGCAGACGGACCAACTGCTCCTTGGTGTTGCGCGGCGGCATGTAGGTGATCGCCTTGAACCCGATCTTCGCCAGCTCCGGCACCAGGTCGTCGAGAAAATCGTCCTCGAACTTTTCGGCCTTCTTGTCGCCCGTCGGCGATTCGCCGACGTCGCCCAGATAGGCATAGGCCGGAATGGCGCCGATCTCGTTGGCAAAATCGACCGCCTGCTGGACATTGATGCATTCGTCGTAACCGGAAATCAGGAAAAACTCCGGAACCAACGATGCCTTGAACGCACCGAGCAGGTCGTAGGCATAGTGCGGGTTGAATTCCTGCAGCAACAATTCGCGGAGGCTTCCGGCCAGCGGGATATCCATCTGTTTTTCAACAAAGTCCACCAGCGCCTGCCCCTTGCCGCACTGGTTGATCAGTTTCAGCGACAGGGCATAGAGAATATGCCGTTCGGTAATCGAACCGCCGTTGTCCGCTTGCGAGATCGCCACCACATCGGCATCGAAGTCGAGCGTCGGCGCGCCGCGTTCGGCCAGGATGGCGTTGAGCTTTTCAACTTCCTTGCGGTCGCGGGCAATGCGCGCGGCGTGGATCGGCTTCAGGAACTCCTCCAGCGCATCGAACTGCGTGGCGGGAATACCATGCAACGCGATGTAGGAAACGTTCGGTTCATCGGGGTTGTTGGTCTTCCGACCTTCCATCGATGTGCCATCCATGTTGACGCGCATCTCGAAGCCGGCGGTACTCGCAATGTTAACCGCCTTGGCCGCTTCGAGGAATTCCGCGCAACCGGACACCGAATCGTGATCCATGATGCCCACCGTCCGCAGCCCGGCCTCCACCGCCTTAACCGCAATCATGGTCGGCGAATAGGGGCTGAAGGAATAGGTCGAGTGGACGTGGTTGTTCACTTCATCGGTCAGCGTTACGCCCTGCTTAAAGTCCTCGCCAAAGGCGCGGACCGTCGCGAGGCGTTCCTCGACCGATGCTGCATTTAGATTTTCATAAACCATTGATTTCTCCCGTACGGGCGACATCCATGTCGCCCCTACCTTTTCACTACACGCCCAACCGCGCAATACGCTGCAGCTCGCCGTTGGTGTAGTTGTGCTTCACCACGTGGCCCGGCAACGGAACGATGCGCTCGTGAACGGCATCGATGATCCAGCTGGCCTGCGGGAAGTAGTCGGTTTCCATTTCGGCGGCCGGCGAGATCCAGTTCTTCGCACCAATCACCACCGGCGGCGCATCGAGGTAGTCGAAGCACAGGTTGGTCAGGTTCGCCGCAATGTTGTGCAGGCAGGAACCGCGCTCGACGGAGTCGGAAGCCAGCACGACGCGGCCGGTCTTCTTGACCGACTCGACCAGCTTGTCGTAGTTGAGCGGATTGACGAAACGCAGGTCGATCAGCTCGACGTCCATTCCATATTTTTCCTTCATCTCGTCGACCACCTTCATGCCGCTATAGAGCACGGGGCCGAGGGTGATGAGCGTAAGGTCCTTGCCCTGCGTACGCACGGCCGGTTCGCCTTCCTCGGTTTCGAAGTAGCCTTCCGGAACGCCGCCCTTTTCGAAGAGCTCGCCAACGCCGTAGGTCTTCTGCGATTCGAAGAAGATCACCGGGTCGGTTCCGGCCAACGCCAGGTTCAGCATGCCTTTGGCATCGTAGGTCGTCGCCGGGTAGTAAACCTTCAGGCCCGGGATGTGGTTGACCATTGCCGTCCAGTCCTGCGAGTGCTGCGCACCATATTTGTTGCCCACCGACACACGAAGCACCAGCGGCATTTTCAAAATGCCGGCCGACATGGACTGCCACTTGGAAATCTGGTTGAAGATTTCGTCGCCGGCGCGGCCCATGAAGTCGCAGTACATCAGCTCGGCGCAGACGCGGCCGCCACTGAGGGCATAGCCGCAGGCGGTGCCGACAATGGCGCCTTCCGAGATCGGCGAGTTGAACAGGCGGTGGTAGGGAAGCAGTTCCGTCAGGCCGTTGTAGCAGGCAAACGCCCCGCCCCAGTCGCGGTTTTCTTCGCCATAGGCAATCATGGTCGGGTCGGTTGCGAAACGGTGCAGCATGGCTTCGAAGATCGCATCGCGATAGGTGTAAAGCTGGTTGGCCTTATAGGGCTGGCCGTTTTCGTCGAACGCAAAACGCTGTTTGCGCTTCAGCTTCTTCACGCGGTCGTTGTCTTCGATCTTCTGGAGCAGCTCCGGCTCACGGTCGTCGAACTTTTCAACCTTGCCGTTGGAGTACATCACCCCTTCGATCAGGTTCGGGTTGGAGTACGGGGAAATGCTCTCGTCAATCGACAGCTTCATCGCCTTGCAAACCTTGCCCACCACCTTGGCCTTCATGGCTTCGGCTTCGGCTTCGGAGAGGGCGCCGTTTTCAACCAGGTAGCTCCCGAACTGACGCACGCAATCCTCTGCTTCCCACAGCTCCATCTCTTCTTTCGAACGGTAGGAGGAGGCATCGGAAGGCGAGTGGCCGGACATGCGGTAGGTGATGATGTCGAGCAGGACCGGCCCCTTGCCGGCGAGCAGCACCTTCTTCTTGCGTTCCGTTGCATCGGCAACCGCCAGCGGGTTGTAGCCATCCACGCGCTCGGCGTGCATCTGGTCGGGATTGACCCCGGCGCCGATGCGCGCGGCAAACTTGTAGCTCATGGTTTCGCCCACGGTCTGGCCGCCCATGCCATACTGGTTGTTCATGATGTTGATCATGACCGGCGGATGGCCGAACTCATTGTCCCAGAGTTCGACATACTGGTCCATCGCCGCCATCCAGATCCCTTCGTAGACCGGGCCGCAACCCATGGAAGCGTCGCCGATGTTGGCAATCACAATGCCCGGCTTGCGATTGATCAGCTTGTTCATGGCGGAACCCACGGAGATGTCGGCGGAACCACCAACCAGCGCGTTGTTCGGCATGGAACCAAACGGGATGAAAAAGGCGTGCATGGAGCCGCCGAGACCTTTGTTGATGCCGGTTTCGCGGGCGAAGATTTCCGCGAGGGTTCCATAGAGGATGAAGTCTTCTGCGAGATCCTTCACCGTTTCGTGGGAGCCGTCCTTGACCACGTTCAGCGTAGCGCCATCAAAGAACTCTTCCATGATGGTGTTGAGTTTGTCGTCGTCCAGCTTGCTGATGGCGGACAGGCACTTGGCCATGATTTCACCGTGCGAACGGTGCGAACCGAAGATGTAGTCGTCGGTATCGAGGTGCACGGACTGGCCGACCGCCGCGGCTTCCTGGCCGATCGACAAGTGGGCCGGCCCCGGGTGGTTGTATTCCATTCCTTCGTAGGAACCCTGCACCTTGATCTGGTTCAGCATGGTTTCGAATTCACGGATCATCAGCATGTCGTAGTACATTTTGACCAGACGCTTCTTGCCGTATTTCTTGAGCTCCTTCTTATAGTCCGATTTGTACTGGTTGACCGGAATCGGCTTGAAGGTGACCTCGCCCGCCTTGCGGGATTCTTTGGGACAGATGACTTGATTCTTTGGCATGGGTTTTCTCCTGATTAATTCTACTTAAAATTGAAACATGGTTGAGCGGATAACTTCTCCAACGGTCGGATGCGGGAACACGATCTCCTGCGCGTCTTCCACCCGCAGGCCGGATTCGATCATGGCGGCAACCCCCCAGATGAATTCCGAACTGTAGGCGCCAAAGGCGTGCACCCCGAGAATGGCGCGGGTGTCGGCATCGATAACCACCTTCACCTGCCCCGGCCCCTTTTTGCCGTTTTCGGCAAGGAAGCGCCCACTCATGATCAGCGGGAGCGTTTTGGAATCGACCTTGTGCCCGGCTTCGGTGGCTTGCTCTTCGGTCATGCCGCAACCGGCGATTTCGGGCATGGAATAAACCGCCCACGGAATGGCGTTGGTGCGGAAGCGGTCCTTCTTGCCCAGGATGGTGTTCAGGGCCACTTCGCCCATGCGGGTGGCGGAGTGCGCCAGCTGCGACTTGCCGGTCACATCGCCAATGGCAAAAACGTTCGGCAGGTTGGTACGCTGCTGGTCGTCGGTCTTGATGCCGCGCCGATCGAAATCCAGCCCGGCTTCCTCGAAGCCCATGCCGGACAGGTTCGGCGACCGACCAACCGACATCAAAACGATGTCGGCGTTGATCGATTTTTCCTCGCCCGATTTGGTGACGAACTTCACGTCGTGCCCGTCGATCGCCGTCACGCGGCAGCCGAGGTTGAAATTCACCTTGCCCTTGAGCGCCTTGCGGAAGGCGGCCGCCTGGCCGTTGTCCATGAACGGGATGATTTCGTCGAGCATCTCGATCACGTCGACCTTGACGCCGAGGCTGCTGAAGAAGCTGGCGAACTCGACTCCGATGACCCCGCCGCCGATGACGGCCAGCGATTTGGGCATGGATTCCACGCTGAGGATTTCCTTGCTGGTCATCACGTGCGGCTGGTCGGCGCCGGGGATCGGCGGAACAAACGGCGAACCGCCGGTGGCAATC from Pontiella desulfatans includes these protein-coding regions:
- a CDS encoding PHP domain-containing protein; translated protein: MVYENLNAASVEERLATVRAFGEDFKQGVTLTDEVNNHVHSTYSFSPYSPTMIAVKAVEAGLRTVGIMDHDSVSGCAEFLEAAKAVNIASTAGFEMRVNMDGTSMEGRKTNNPDEPNVSYIALHGIPATQFDALEEFLKPIHAARIARDRKEVEKLNAILAERGAPTLDFDADVVAISQADNGGSITERHILYALSLKLINQCGKGQALVDFVEKQMDIPLAGSLRELLLQEFNPHYAYDLLGAFKASLVPEFFLISGYDECINVQQAVDFANEIGAIPAYAYLGDVGESPTGDKKAEKFEDDFLDDLVPELAKIGFKAITYMPPRNTKEQLVRLQKLCQANGLMEISGVDINSSRQSFNCPILLEPEFAHLADAAWALIAHEKLAAADPKLALFCAENPWAADSLEKRIERYATIGKTADHSKPEEMIQQI
- a CDS encoding alpha-ketoacid dehydrogenase subunit alpha/beta, giving the protein MPKNQVICPKESRKAGEVTFKPIPVNQYKSDYKKELKKYGKKRLVKMYYDMLMIREFETMLNQIKVQGSYEGMEYNHPGPAHLSIGQEAAAVGQSVHLDTDDYIFGSHRSHGEIMAKCLSAISKLDDDKLNTIMEEFFDGATLNVVKDGSHETVKDLAEDFILYGTLAEIFARETGINKGLGGSMHAFFIPFGSMPNNALVGGSADISVGSAMNKLINRKPGIVIANIGDASMGCGPVYEGIWMAAMDQYVELWDNEFGHPPVMINIMNNQYGMGGQTVGETMSYKFAARIGAGVNPDQMHAERVDGYNPLAVADATERKKKVLLAGKGPVLLDIITYRMSGHSPSDASSYRSKEEMELWEAEDCVRQFGSYLVENGALSEAEAEAMKAKVVGKVCKAMKLSIDESISPYSNPNLIEGVMYSNGKVEKFDDREPELLQKIEDNDRVKKLKRKQRFAFDENGQPYKANQLYTYRDAIFEAMLHRFATDPTMIAYGEENRDWGGAFACYNGLTELLPYHRLFNSPISEGAIVGTACGYALSGGRVCAELMYCDFMGRAGDEIFNQISKWQSMSAGILKMPLVLRVSVGNKYGAQHSQDWTAMVNHIPGLKVYYPATTYDAKGMLNLALAGTDPVIFFESQKTYGVGELFEKGGVPEGYFETEEGEPAVRTQGKDLTLITLGPVLYSGMKVVDEMKEKYGMDVELIDLRFVNPLNYDKLVESVKKTGRVVLASDSVERGSCLHNIAANLTNLCFDYLDAPPVVIGAKNWISPAAEMETDYFPQASWIIDAVHERIVPLPGHVVKHNYTNGELQRIARLGV
- a CDS encoding rhamnulokinase, with translation MKHYLAVDLGASSGRTIVGTLDNGKLTLKEMNRFWNGPTEVRGTLLWDFVHLFRNIREGIALAKKEYGDGLVSMGVDTWGVDFGLFDADGSLLRNPVNYRDSRTVGMFEKVFFRVPKEEVFAQTGIQFMELNTLYQMMSLSLEDSFQYRSATKLLFSPDLLSYWLTGNMVAERSIASTSQFYNPKTKDWAYDLLEKLNIRSDLFAELVDPGTVIGETDGLPVVAVGGHDTASAFAAVPVVEGEQCAFLSSGTWSLLGTELSEPVINEASLAANFTNEVGVCDTIRFLKNLSGLWMIQELRRNWNEQDFDYSWTALEHMALEAEPFEFFIDPSDEMFIAPGDMPARIQEYCEKTGQGRPETHAQIIRVAYEGLALLYASVYESLEQLTGRTLDTLRIVGGGCKDTLLDQLAANATGRKVVTGPTEATATGNLIMQMLAMGDIDSLAEGREIVRNSFAGETREFEPQDTETWKSALKKWREFCQA
- the tkt gene encoding transketolase, with protein sequence MDLNLVANTIRGLAMDGVQAANSGHPGMPMGMADVAAVLWTQYLKHNPANPDWADRDRFVLSAGHGSMLIYSLLHLSGYDLPIEELQNFRQWGSKTAGHPEYGHTVGVETTTGPLGQGCGNAVGMAIAEEMLAARFNTEAQKIVDHHTYVICSEGELEEGISNEVFSLAGNHGLGKMVVFYDENFISIEGDVRITYTDDIEKRMEAYGWQVQRIDGHDHAAIAAAIDAAKAETEKPSFIVCETKIGFGSPNKEGSHDCHGAPLGEEEVALTKKALGMSEEKFFVPQDVRDVFAARLDEMKKVEAAWNADFAAWQTENAALAAQWNIHMTQEIPAGLSEKLPVFDAPIATRSASGKILQSLAKELPFLVGGSADLAGSNMTYLNDYADIGKDAFEGRNFHYGVREIGMGAIMNGIQVHGGFRIYGATFLVFADYVRPTLRVAALMNLPVIYVLTHDSFWVGEDGPTHQPIETINSLRMMPNVTVFRPSDPKETGCAWEAALKNTAGPSVLCLTRQNLAVLDREKYNMDGQLAKGAYTMFQSGEGLPDLLMIATGSEVKITLDAAEKLAAEGTNVRVVNMPCRELFEAQDAAYQSEVMADGCTKRMVVEAGTSFGWEKYIGRCGATVCKDTFGASAPGGLLAEKFGFTADNVYNVAKDLMG
- a CDS encoding SDR family NAD(P)-dependent oxidoreductase, which translates into the protein MNRKAREIAPMLRGLSFNGEKGDIVVCKDSIDYAELTCTAEELPEKFEKGMRSVIVEGAGAFLLGEDYDDAVNGTSNAIKLEGRAAVVHNKVCVVTGGAQGFGEGIVRSLIQNGALVFIADMNVGGAKKLAQDLNEQAGRTVAFGVAVNVTDEDSVKGMVDEVVKTTGGIDLFVSNAGVLKAGSVKELSLKDFEFVTDVNYVGFFLCTKHAAPVMELMNKPQGNYYTDIVSISSKSALEGSNKNGAYAGSKFGSVGLVQSFAKELVVDNTKVNTVCPGNFFDGPLWSDPERGLFVQYLNTGKVPGAKTIEDVRRFYEAQIPMNRGCDGEDVTKAIMYSVEQKYETGQAIPVTGGQVMLN
- the lpdA gene encoding dihydrolipoyl dehydrogenase, producing the protein MALEVLMPRQGQSVESCIIIEWKVAEGDAVTAGQALCEVETDKATFEVEAPEAGTVLGIFYPADADVEVLKVIAAIGAPGEDISAMRPADAAPAAPAPAPKAEEPAKPAAAPAPSVQPQVSSSTGAAYDIIIIGAGPGGYEMAERAGHKGLKVLLIEKKYLGGVCLNWGCIPTKTLLNSAKHYVHAKEAPEFGVTTGEVKFDLAKTMAWKQDVIETLRGGVAAMMKKNKVEVLYGEAKLIGSRKVEVAGTVYEGDNVVIATGGSPFVPPIPGADQPHVMTSKEILSVESMPKSLAVIGGGVIGVEFASFFSSLGVKVDVIEMLDEIIPFMDNGQAAAFRKALKGKVNFNLGCRVTAIDGHDVKFVTKSGEEKSINADIVLMSVGRSPNLSGMGFEEAGLDFDRRGIKTDDQQRTNLPNVFAIGDVTGKSQLAHSATRMGEVALNTILGKKDRFRTNAIPWAVYSMPEIAGCGMTEEQATEAGHKVDSKTLPLIMSGRFLAENGKKGPGQVKVVIDADTRAILGVHAFGAYSSEFIWGVAAMIESGLRVEDAQEIVFPHPTVGEVIRSTMFQF
- a CDS encoding zinc-binding dehydrogenase; this encodes MKTKAVRLYGEKDLRLEEFELPAIAENEILAKIVSDSICMSSYKAASQGVKHKRIPNDVSDDPIIIGHEFCGEIVEVGGRWTDRFKAGDKFSIQPAINYEDGPVGILSAPGYSYRHIGGDSQFVIIPAEVMEQDCLLPFNGEAYYHGSLAEPMSCIVGGFHANYHTKPGSYVHDMGIVEGGAMALLAGVGPMGLGAIDYAIHCDRKPGLLVVTDIDNARLERAASIYTVEEAKANGVELVYVNTAEEGKDVDYLKSLTPKGEGFNDVFVYAPVRPVLEQADKLLAFDGCLNFFAGPTNPEFSAEFNFYNVHYAATHVVGTSGGNTDDMVESLKMMEAGKLNPSTMVTHVGGLDAVIETTLNLPNIPGGKKLVYNNVSMPLVALNELDGMEGELYQGLAKIVEKENGLWSPEAERFLLENAPGI
- a CDS encoding HAD family hydrolase, whose product is MDRAYGLIFDVDGVIADTERVNAEASIKVFEDLFGVRGVVRSDFEAGLGRGAAEYVRAAARIHGVELEDGQVEAATLARQEYFIAMLKAQPLPAFPGVLELMDSALVRDDFRVGIATSSTREKSEAVLKSAQVFYGQMAYVTGSDVTKKKPDPELFLKAAELLGLPPERCVVVEDAPDGVAAAKAAGCRCVAVTNSARADRLSDADCIVESLMELDLDQLSGLIDKK